In Anseongella ginsenosidimutans, one genomic interval encodes:
- a CDS encoding CPBP family intramembrane glutamic endopeptidase has product MDRKGFLYYTAPWLHFLFLAGLTLCCIFVFSALSIMAVPFLFDMSFTELMESMGNISGENIEVLKFMQVTQSVGMFVIPPLIYFRLAGLRGKDYLTSKKERLPLFLLLALALGFVSAPMIELSYQLNQLMDLPPFLDGLEAWMRESEDTMEELTKVLLTMNGWTDFAVNMLMIAVIPAIGEELMFRGALQGIFSRWFGNVHWAIFITAILFSFIHMQFFGFLPRFLLGLLFGYLFYWSGNIWVPIATHFLNNGMIVLLNFLFQQKISNFDPGQEQDFSGLQYLFSAVLTLALLAGFYSLARKNAEHKLNEQ; this is encoded by the coding sequence GAAAAGGATTTTTATATTATACCGCGCCCTGGCTGCATTTCCTGTTCCTGGCTGGCCTTACCTTATGCTGCATATTTGTGTTTTCCGCCCTGTCGATAATGGCCGTGCCTTTTCTTTTTGACATGTCGTTTACGGAACTCATGGAAAGCATGGGGAATATTTCCGGCGAAAATATTGAAGTGCTGAAGTTCATGCAGGTGACGCAATCGGTAGGGATGTTCGTTATCCCTCCCCTGATCTATTTCCGGCTGGCTGGCCTGCGGGGAAAAGATTATCTTACCAGCAAGAAGGAGCGGCTCCCGCTTTTTCTGCTGCTGGCGCTGGCGCTTGGCTTTGTTTCCGCTCCCATGATCGAACTTTCCTATCAGCTGAACCAGCTCATGGATCTGCCGCCTTTCCTGGACGGGCTGGAAGCCTGGATGCGGGAGTCTGAAGACACGATGGAGGAACTGACCAAGGTCCTTCTTACCATGAACGGGTGGACTGATTTTGCCGTGAATATGCTCATGATCGCCGTTATACCGGCAATCGGGGAGGAACTTATGTTCCGGGGCGCCTTGCAGGGGATCTTTTCCCGCTGGTTCGGGAATGTTCACTGGGCTATTTTTATTACTGCTATCCTGTTCTCGTTTATTCATATGCAGTTTTTCGGCTTTCTTCCCCGTTTCCTGCTGGGGCTGTTGTTTGGCTATCTTTTTTACTGGAGCGGGAATATCTGGGTACCGATTGCGACGCATTTTCTTAATAACGGAATGATCGTCCTGCTCAACTTTTTATTCCAGCAAAAAATAAGCAATTTTGATCCCGGGCAGGAACAGGACTTTTCCGGGCTGCAATATCTGTTTTCGGCCGTTCTGACCCTGGCCCTGCTGGCGGGATTTTACAGCCTGGCCCGTAAAAACGCGGAACACAAGCTTAATGAACAGTAA
- a CDS encoding phosphatidylserine decarboxylase family protein → MRFHREGYNTIVITGVAALGLLIIVILLFPDAVAWHFITAGLGIIFLVAILQFFRHPGRLSPEGGRLVLAPADGKVVVIEETTETEYLKDRRIQVSIFMSPVNVHVNRCPVSGRVKHVRYFQGKYLVAWHPKSSTENERTTIVIEHGSGVEVLFRQIAGAMARRIRWYLKEGQEVSAGEEMGFIKFGSRMDVFLPPGTKINVTLGQKVRGGETVLAEL, encoded by the coding sequence ATGCGTTTTCACAGAGAAGGGTATAATACCATTGTCATTACCGGTGTGGCTGCACTTGGCCTGCTGATCATTGTTATACTCCTTTTCCCGGATGCAGTTGCCTGGCACTTTATTACCGCCGGGCTGGGAATTATATTCCTGGTGGCTATTCTCCAGTTTTTCAGGCATCCCGGCCGGCTTTCGCCGGAAGGCGGCCGCCTGGTGCTGGCCCCGGCCGACGGTAAAGTGGTGGTCATTGAGGAAACTACCGAAACGGAATACCTGAAGGACCGGCGAATACAGGTTTCCATTTTTATGTCGCCGGTAAATGTACACGTGAACCGCTGCCCTGTGAGCGGGCGGGTGAAACATGTCCGGTATTTCCAGGGAAAATACCTGGTTGCCTGGCATCCCAAGTCTTCTACCGAGAACGAACGCACGACGATAGTCATCGAGCATGGATCAGGCGTGGAAGTGCTGTTCCGCCAGATCGCCGGCGCCATGGCGCGGCGCATCCGCTGGTATCTTAAAGAAGGCCAGGAGGTAAGCGCCGGCGAAGAGATGGGCTTTATCAAGTTCGGTTCTCGCATGGATGTGTTTTTGCCCCCGGGAACCAAAATAAATGTGACGCTCGGCCAGAAAGTAAGGGGCGGGGAAACGGTGCTTGCCGAACTCTGA
- a CDS encoding phosphatidate cytidylyltransferase, with protein sequence MNSNLVKRAATGAVFVAVLVSGVWFGPYTFAGLFFLVSLLALAEFYSLAGKAGYHPHRWLGLLTGACIYLLNIAVFTGFLSSRILTLQLPLILLLFIAELFAKKEKPFTNVLFAAGGIFYVVLAFACFVATGFISGGYNYQLPLGFLLLLWISDTGAYLAGSLFGRHRMLERISPKKTWEGFLGGLLICCSAAAQMAGIFPVMNSLEWMGLALVIVIFGTLGDFVESMFKRSIDIKDSGSLLPGHGGLLDRFDSLLLAAPFAYAYLVLVAFS encoded by the coding sequence ATGAACAGTAATTTAGTGAAGCGTGCTGCTACAGGCGCTGTTTTCGTGGCCGTACTTGTAAGCGGCGTATGGTTTGGCCCTTATACGTTCGCCGGTTTGTTCTTCCTGGTAAGCCTGCTGGCTCTTGCTGAATTTTATTCCCTGGCCGGGAAGGCGGGCTACCATCCTCATCGCTGGCTGGGCTTATTGACCGGCGCCTGTATTTACCTGTTGAATATCGCCGTATTTACCGGCTTCCTGTCTTCCCGTATACTTACACTACAACTTCCCCTTATTTTATTGCTTTTTATAGCGGAGCTTTTCGCGAAAAAGGAAAAACCGTTTACAAATGTACTGTTCGCGGCAGGCGGAATCTTTTACGTGGTCCTGGCGTTTGCCTGTTTCGTGGCTACCGGCTTTATTTCAGGCGGCTATAACTATCAGCTTCCGCTTGGCTTCCTGTTGCTTTTGTGGATCTCCGATACCGGGGCCTACCTGGCGGGAAGCCTTTTTGGGCGTCACCGGATGCTGGAGCGGATCTCGCCGAAAAAGACCTGGGAAGGCTTTTTGGGCGGACTGCTTATTTGCTGCAGCGCCGCCGCACAAATGGCCGGGATTTTCCCGGTGATGAATTCCCTGGAATGGATGGGGCTTGCCCTGGTGATCGTTATTTTCGGCACATTGGGCGACTTTGTGGAATCCATGTTCAAGCGCAGTATTGACATAAAGGATTCCGGCAGCCTGCTTCCCGGGCACGGCGGCCTGCTTGACCGCTTTGATAGTTTGCTTCTGGCCGCTCCTTTTGCCTATGCTTACCTTGTTCTGGTCGCTTTTTCTTAA